A region of Procambarus clarkii isolate CNS0578487 chromosome 22, FALCON_Pclarkii_2.0, whole genome shotgun sequence DNA encodes the following proteins:
- the LOC138367555 gene encoding GATA zinc finger domain-containing protein 4-like, whose amino-acid sequence MITAAVSDNRSSKNDNRGSENDNRGSNNDNRGSENDNRSSENDNRGSKNDNRSSKNDNRSSENDNCGSKNDNRGSENDNRSSENDNRGSENDNRSSKNDNRSSENDNCGSKNDNRGSENDNRSSENDNRGSENDNRISENDNRGSENDNRGSENDNRISENDNRGSENDNRSSENDNRSSENDNRSNENDNRSSKNDNRSSENDNRCINSDNHNSLNDHISEQQQ is encoded by the coding sequence ATGATAaccgcggcagtgagtgataaccGCAGCAGTAAGAATGATAACCGGGGCAGTGAGAATGATAACCGCGGCAGTAATAATGATAACCGCGGCAGTGAGAATGATAACCGCAGCAGTGAGAATGATAACCGCGGCAGTAAGAATGATAACCGCAGCAGTAAGAATGATAACCGCAGCAGTGAGAATGATAACTGCGGCAGTAAGAATGATAACCGCGGCAGTGAGAATGATAACCGCAGCAGTGAGAATGATAACCGCGGCAGTGAGAATGATAACCGCAGCAGTAAGAATGATAACCGCAGCAGTGAGAATGATAACTGCGGCAGTAAGAATGATAACCGCGGCAGTGAGAATGATAACCGCAGCAGTGAGAATGATAACCGCGGCAGTGAGAATGATAACCGCATCAGTGAGAATGATAACCGCGGCAGTGAGAATGATAACCGCGGCAGTGAGAATGATAACCGCATCAGTGAGAATGATAACCGCGGCAGTGAGAATGATAACCGCAGCAGTGAGAATGATAACCGCAGCAGTGAGAATGATAACCGCAGCAATGAGAATGATAACCGCAGCAGTAAGAATGATAACCGCAGCAGTGAGAATGATAACCGCTGCATTAACAGTGATAACCACAATAGTCTCAATGATCACATAAGTGAACAACAACAGTAA